The Thermoleophilum album genome contains a region encoding:
- a CDS encoding SGNH/GDSL hydrolase family protein — protein MRRRALWLLVSLVLVALLSWPATAAAVRYVALGDSYSSGTGTRSYYDSTCQRSVYSYPYLVHQAHPSWTFVHAACSGAKTADLINSQASSLTTGTDWVTYTIGGNDAGFSRVITECAKPWWLSDCNGAIDRAQAFIRNTLPGRLDQVNQTIKMRAPYARVIVLGYPRLFNGEDCNAGTFFSPAEEQRLNETADLLRDTLRAAVARAGTNFVFKDAIPPFIGHAVCDAVEWINGLSNPVSESYHPNRAGHANGYAPLVRAVTG, from the coding sequence ATGCGCCGACGCGCGCTGTGGCTACTCGTTTCCTTAGTACTGGTCGCGCTGCTCAGTTGGCCGGCAACGGCCGCCGCGGTGCGTTATGTCGCGCTCGGCGACTCCTACTCGTCGGGCACGGGGACGCGTAGTTACTACGACTCGACCTGTCAGCGCTCGGTTTACTCGTATCCGTACCTCGTGCACCAGGCGCATCCGAGTTGGACGTTCGTGCACGCCGCCTGCTCGGGGGCGAAGACCGCCGACCTCATCAACAGTCAGGCGTCGAGCCTGACCACCGGCACCGACTGGGTGACGTACACGATCGGTGGCAACGACGCCGGCTTCTCGAGGGTGATCACGGAGTGCGCGAAGCCGTGGTGGTTGTCGGACTGCAACGGCGCCATCGACCGCGCGCAGGCGTTTATCCGCAACACGCTGCCGGGACGCCTCGACCAGGTCAACCAGACGATCAAGATGCGTGCGCCCTACGCGCGGGTGATCGTGCTCGGCTACCCGCGACTTTTCAACGGCGAAGACTGCAACGCCGGCACCTTTTTCAGCCCAGCGGAGGAGCAGCGGTTGAACGAGACCGCCGACTTGCTGCGCGACACCCTGCGGGCGGCGGTCGCACGTGCCGGCACGAACTTCGTTTTCAAGGATGCGATTCCGCCGTTCATCGGCCACGCCGTGTGCGATGCGGTGGAGTGGATCAACGGGCTTTCGAACCCGGTGTCCGAGAGCTACCACCCGAACCGGGCCGGCCACGCGAACGGCTACGCGCCGCTCGTGCGGGCGGTCACCGGATAG
- a CDS encoding type 1 glutamine amidotransferase, with product MAKVCVVRHVPWEGPHRIAAALADFELVEVDALAPGAELPEPGRLAGAVVMGGPMSANDDRRLPGIAAELSWIERLLAAGVPYLGVCLGSQLLARAAGAAVRPGAHPEIGFAPVRATPEGERDPLVRALAPETVVLHWHGEVFELPAGAVSLAASELTEHQAFRLGDRAWGLLFHAEADEELVAQWLREPVMRREARDALGPQFERLLTAAAGAHAAELARRGDRAFRAFARACAERASGMS from the coding sequence ATGGCGAAGGTCTGCGTGGTTCGGCATGTTCCTTGGGAGGGGCCCCACCGCATCGCCGCGGCGCTCGCCGACTTCGAGCTCGTGGAGGTCGACGCGCTCGCGCCCGGTGCCGAGCTTCCGGAGCCGGGGCGCCTGGCGGGGGCGGTCGTGATGGGCGGGCCGATGTCGGCGAACGACGATCGCCGGCTGCCGGGGATCGCTGCCGAGCTGAGTTGGATCGAGCGCCTCCTGGCCGCAGGGGTGCCGTACCTCGGTGTCTGTCTCGGATCGCAGCTCCTTGCCCGCGCCGCCGGGGCGGCGGTGCGCCCTGGGGCGCACCCGGAGATCGGTTTCGCGCCGGTACGTGCGACGCCGGAGGGCGAGCGCGATCCGCTAGTGCGCGCCCTGGCGCCAGAGACGGTCGTTCTCCACTGGCATGGGGAGGTCTTCGAGCTGCCGGCGGGCGCGGTCTCGCTCGCCGCCTCGGAGCTCACCGAGCACCAGGCGTTCCGCCTCGGCGATCGCGCATGGGGGCTCCTGTTCCACGCCGAGGCCGACGAGGAGCTCGTGGCTCAGTGGCTGCGCGAGCCGGTGATGCGGCGCGAGGCTCGTGACGCGCTCGGTCCACAGTTCGAGCGCTTGCTTACGGCTGCCGCGGGCGCCCACGCCGCGGAGCTCGCACGCCGCGGCGACCGCGCCTTCCGCGCGTTCGCGCGCGCGTGCGCGGAGCGAGCGAGCGGGATGTCGTAG
- a CDS encoding PucR family transcriptional regulator, which produces MSGPGRLATPRGAHLEMVGAVLAGEGLRGLARIASRYVGAPVALIVPRLGTAEASWQRFERYVAARLRGAEVERPPEVTAEVPISSGGQEVGYVLLLGEGSDEAAEYLHMAAIAALTEVAVADAREETAQSLRGAFLERVLRGEEQDAQAILRAAKRLGCDLSKGYVALCADPGGPVAGRVIAALRSERADSIAQAIDGRVYALLAGERGPVERLASRLPGGAVAGVSSVYRDAADARRALEEAELVLEVKAAGGEATPEAINDGAYRLLFRALVSHPEEVRDLYERTVAPLVRYDEQYGTQLVATLSSYLEHNCNMQATASAIHTHRHTVAYRLDRVRELTGLDPLVTEHRERLSLGLKAYRVIAPRLPR; this is translated from the coding sequence GTGTCCGGCCCGGGTCGACTCGCCACGCCGCGCGGCGCCCATCTCGAGATGGTGGGTGCGGTGTTGGCGGGCGAGGGACTGCGGGGCCTGGCGCGGATCGCCTCCCGCTACGTCGGGGCACCGGTCGCGCTGATCGTTCCCCGCCTCGGCACCGCCGAGGCGTCCTGGCAGCGCTTCGAGCGCTACGTGGCGGCGCGCTTGCGTGGCGCTGAGGTCGAGCGCCCGCCGGAGGTGACGGCCGAGGTGCCGATCTCTTCGGGTGGTCAGGAGGTCGGCTACGTGCTGCTGCTCGGTGAGGGCTCGGACGAGGCCGCCGAGTACCTGCACATGGCGGCGATCGCCGCGCTCACCGAGGTGGCGGTAGCCGACGCCCGCGAGGAGACCGCGCAGTCGCTGCGCGGAGCCTTCCTCGAGCGCGTGCTGCGCGGCGAGGAGCAGGACGCGCAGGCAATTCTTCGCGCCGCTAAGCGCCTCGGGTGTGACCTCTCGAAGGGCTACGTGGCGCTCTGCGCGGATCCCGGTGGCCCGGTCGCGGGACGGGTGATCGCCGCCCTGCGCAGCGAGCGCGCCGACTCGATCGCACAGGCCATCGACGGCCGCGTGTACGCGCTCTTGGCGGGCGAACGCGGGCCGGTCGAACGGCTGGCGAGCCGCCTGCCGGGAGGCGCTGTAGCCGGGGTGTCGTCGGTCTACCGCGACGCCGCCGACGCGCGCCGGGCGCTCGAAGAAGCCGAGCTCGTGCTCGAAGTGAAAGCGGCGGGCGGGGAGGCGACCCCCGAGGCGATCAACGACGGCGCCTACCGCCTTTTGTTTCGCGCGCTTGTCAGCCATCCCGAGGAGGTGCGCGACCTCTACGAGCGCACGGTCGCGCCGCTCGTCCGCTACGACGAGCAGTACGGGACGCAGCTGGTCGCGACGCTCTCCTCGTACCTGGAGCACAACTGCAACATGCAGGCCACTGCCTCGGCGATCCACACCCATCGCCACACCGTCGCCTATCGCCTCGACCGGGTGCGCGAACTGACCGGTCTCGACCCGCTCGTGACCGAGCACCGCGAGCGTCTTTCGCTGGGCCTGAAGGCGTACAGGGTGATTGCGCCGCGCCTGCCGCGGTGA
- a CDS encoding HAD-IIA family hydrolase, translating to MRARAVLLDMDGVLYVGDQAIPGAPQAVAALREAGFALRFVTNTTARSRARLLELLEQLGFEAAASELVTPTRLAADYCREHGHRAVALLAPDELQAEFAGLRIAAGPDDARRRGGRVPASEGSGPAIDAIVLGDLGEGFDYALLNGAFRWITDGAQLIALQRNRTWRRDDGLALDLGPFVAALEYATRRQAVVVGKPSPHFFELVLADLGLPPERCVMVGDDAETDVAGAQACGICGVFVRSGKHTDADLRELGVRPDLTLDSIADLPDALAAER from the coding sequence GTGCGTGCCCGGGCGGTACTGCTCGACATGGACGGCGTGCTTTACGTCGGTGACCAAGCCATCCCGGGCGCCCCGCAGGCGGTCGCCGCGCTGCGGGAGGCCGGTTTCGCGCTGCGCTTCGTCACGAACACGACGGCGCGGTCGCGTGCGCGGCTGCTCGAGCTGCTCGAGCAGCTCGGGTTCGAGGCGGCTGCCTCGGAGCTCGTCACACCGACCCGACTCGCCGCCGACTACTGCCGCGAGCACGGCCACCGAGCGGTTGCGCTGCTCGCACCCGACGAGTTGCAAGCGGAGTTCGCGGGGTTGCGGATCGCTGCCGGTCCCGACGACGCGCGTCGCCGCGGCGGTCGCGTGCCCGCGAGCGAAGGCTCGGGTCCCGCGATCGACGCGATCGTGCTCGGCGACCTCGGCGAGGGTTTCGACTACGCGCTGCTCAACGGGGCGTTCCGGTGGATAACCGACGGGGCGCAGCTGATCGCGCTCCAGCGCAACCGGACTTGGCGGCGCGACGACGGTCTCGCGCTCGACCTCGGGCCGTTCGTAGCAGCGCTGGAGTACGCGACGCGCCGCCAAGCGGTCGTCGTGGGCAAGCCGTCGCCCCACTTCTTCGAACTGGTGCTCGCCGATCTTGGCTTACCACCAGAGCGGTGCGTGATGGTCGGTGACGACGCCGAGACCGACGTCGCGGGCGCACAAGCGTGCGGGATCTGCGGCGTCTTCGTGCGGTCGGGAAAACACACCGACGCCGACCTTCGCGAGCTCGGCGTGCGACCCGACCTCACCCTCGACTCGATCGCCGACCTCCCGGACGCGCTCGCCGCAGAGCGCTGA